One region of Halomonas huangheensis genomic DNA includes:
- the arfB gene encoding alternative ribosome rescue aminoacyl-tRNA hydrolase ArfB has protein sequence MLPISQKVSIPDNEIELNAVRAQGAGGQNVNKVSSAIHLRFDVQASSLPDFYKQRLLKLSDQRITSEGVVVIKAQSHRRQELNRADALERLQELVRSVAVTPKKRIATRPTKSSRKRRLDNKTQRGQTKAGRKKVNKIDH, from the coding sequence ATGCTCCCCATCTCTCAAAAGGTGAGCATTCCCGACAACGAAATCGAATTGAATGCAGTGCGTGCGCAGGGTGCAGGCGGCCAGAATGTCAACAAGGTATCCTCGGCCATTCACCTACGTTTTGATGTTCAGGCCTCGTCATTGCCTGACTTCTACAAGCAGCGCTTGCTGAAGTTGAGCGACCAGCGCATCACCTCGGAGGGAGTGGTGGTGATCAAGGCCCAGTCGCACCGCCGCCAGGAGCTCAACCGGGCTGATGCACTGGAGCGACTGCAGGAGCTGGTGCGTTCAGTAGCAGTCACTCCCAAGAAGCGCATCGCCACACGCCCCACCAAGTCATCCAGGAAACGGCGGCTCGACAACAAGACCCAGCGAGGACAGACCAAGGCTGGACGGAAGAAAGTGAACAAGATCGACCACTGA
- the tkt gene encoding transketolase, with protein sequence MTSRFQLANAIRALSMDAVQKANSGHPGAPMGMADIAEVLWNDYLVHNPTDPKWADRDRFVLSNGHGSMLLYSLLHLSGYELGLEDLANFRQLHAKTAGHPEYGYAPGIETTTGPLGQGLANAVGMAIAERTLGAQFNRPGHTIVDHYTYCFLGDGCLMEGISHEVASLAGTQKLGKLIAFYDDNGISIDGEVEGWFTDDTAKRFEAYGWQVVPAVDGHKPDEIKAAIEMARARDDRPTLIICKTIIGFGAPNKQGKEECHGAALGEAEVAAAREQLDWPHAPFHIPEDFYQAWDASERGGRQQADWQARFERYQQAHPELAREFLRRQAGTLPSELNCAAQVEAAQEKGESIASRKASLNCLNELGPQLPELLGGSADLAPSNLTFWNGAQAITTEDASGNYLHYGVREFGMAAIMNGIALHGGFVPYGATFLIFMEYMRNAVRMAALMGQQTVYVFTHDSIGLGEDGPTHQPIEQLTSLRTTPNLSTWRPADAVETAAAWGYAIKRSAGPTALVLSRQGLPHQQRSKAQVADIQRGGYVLKDFLKDENGTPELILIATGSEVGLAMDAAAKLAEQGKQVRVVSMPATDVFDKQDADYRDAVLPRGVRARLAIEAGHRDFWNKYVGLDGDVVGMTTYGESAPAGDLFKHFGFTVDNVVEKAQALLG encoded by the coding sequence ATGACCTCAAGATTCCAGCTGGCCAATGCCATTCGCGCCCTATCCATGGATGCTGTCCAGAAGGCCAATTCCGGCCACCCCGGCGCCCCCATGGGCATGGCCGACATCGCCGAAGTGCTGTGGAACGACTATCTCGTCCACAACCCGACCGACCCGAAATGGGCGGATCGCGATCGCTTCGTGCTGTCCAACGGCCACGGCTCGATGCTGCTCTACTCCCTGCTCCACCTCAGTGGCTACGAGCTGGGCCTCGAGGATCTCGCCAACTTCCGACAGCTGCACGCGAAGACCGCCGGGCATCCCGAGTACGGTTATGCCCCCGGCATCGAGACCACCACCGGTCCGCTGGGCCAGGGCCTCGCCAATGCCGTCGGCATGGCCATCGCCGAGCGCACACTCGGCGCCCAGTTCAACCGTCCCGGCCACACCATCGTCGATCACTACACTTACTGCTTCCTCGGTGATGGCTGCCTGATGGAGGGCATCTCCCACGAGGTGGCCTCGCTGGCCGGCACTCAGAAGCTCGGCAAGCTGATCGCCTTCTACGACGACAATGGCATCTCCATCGACGGCGAGGTCGAGGGCTGGTTCACCGACGACACCGCCAAACGCTTCGAGGCCTATGGCTGGCAGGTAGTCCCCGCCGTCGACGGTCACAAGCCCGACGAGATCAAGGCCGCCATCGAGATGGCGCGTGCCCGGGACGATCGCCCGACGCTGATCATCTGCAAGACCATCATCGGCTTCGGGGCGCCCAACAAGCAGGGCAAGGAAGAGTGCCACGGGGCCGCACTGGGCGAGGCCGAGGTGGCCGCCGCTCGCGAGCAGCTCGATTGGCCGCATGCCCCCTTCCATATCCCCGAGGACTTCTACCAGGCCTGGGATGCCAGCGAACGTGGCGGCAGGCAGCAGGCCGACTGGCAGGCACGCTTCGAGCGTTACCAGCAGGCCCATCCGGAGCTGGCACGTGAATTCCTGCGCCGTCAGGCCGGCACCCTGCCCAGCGAGCTCAACTGCGCCGCACAGGTCGAGGCTGCACAGGAAAAAGGCGAGAGCATCGCCTCACGCAAGGCCTCGCTCAACTGCCTCAATGAGCTGGGACCGCAACTGCCGGAACTGCTCGGCGGCAGCGCCGACCTGGCACCGTCCAACCTGACCTTCTGGAATGGCGCGCAAGCCATCACCACCGAGGACGCCAGCGGCAACTACCTGCACTACGGCGTACGTGAGTTCGGCATGGCGGCGATCATGAACGGTATCGCCCTGCATGGTGGCTTCGTGCCCTATGGCGCGACCTTCCTGATCTTCATGGAATACATGCGCAATGCCGTGCGCATGGCGGCATTGATGGGCCAGCAGACGGTGTATGTGTTCACCCACGATTCCATCGGCCTGGGCGAGGATGGACCGACCCATCAGCCGATCGAACAGCTGACCAGCCTGCGTACCACGCCCAACCTCAGCACCTGGCGTCCGGCCGATGCGGTCGAGACCGCCGCCGCCTGGGGCTATGCGATCAAGCGCTCCGCCGGTCCCACTGCACTGGTGCTGTCGCGCCAGGGCCTGCCGCACCAGCAGCGCAGCAAGGCACAGGTCGCCGACATTCAGCGTGGTGGTTATGTGCTCAAGGACTTCCTGAAGGACGAGAACGGCACACCGGAACTGATCCTGATTGCCACCGGCTCCGAAGTCGGGCTGGCGATGGATGCCGCCGCGAAGCTGGCGGAACAGGGCAAGCAGGTGCGCGTGGTATCAATGCCGGCCACCGATGTCTTCGACAAGCAGGATGCCGATTACCGTGACGCTGTGCTGCCACGCGGCGTTCGCGCCCGTCTGGCCATCGAGGCCGGTCATCGCGACTTCTGGAACAAGTACGTCGGTCTCGACGGCGATGTAGTCGGCATGACCACCTACGGCGAGTCCGCGCCTGCCGGCGATCTGTTCAAGCACTTCGGCTTTACCGTCGACAACGTGGTGGAAAAGGCCCAGGCACTGCTGGGTTGA
- a CDS encoding dihydroxyacetone kinase family protein, translating into MTRLFNDPSDFCEEARLGVVAAHPDKLMAVPGGVVRSTRCAEGSVAVVIGGGSGHYPAFSGLVGQGLAHGAAMGNLFASPSAQQVYSVAKAADNGGGVLLTFGNYAGDVLHFGQARERLIKEGIPCEIVLVTDDVSSASLEEIEKRRGIAGDLTVFKAAAAAAEAGATLAEVVAVANEANRRTRSFGVAFDGCTLPGAGDALFHVPEGRMALGLGIHGEPGISEQDVPSADTLAELLVEQLLAEIPEGIEPQGARVAPILNGLGTVKYEELFVVYRRVDELLRKAGLEIVEPDVGELVTSLDMAGVSLTLFWLDDEMERLWRAPANTPAYRKGSVVPAEAIDPVELEQALDRDIPVASEASRKLAGSTLQGLEILVETIDANAEELGRIDAVAGDGDHGIGMQCGCHAALEAAREALRRGAGAETLLSFAADAWSDRAGGTSGAIWGVILSSIGESLGDQEAFSAQRLSAGVSAAASNVMSFGKARVGDKTLVDVLVPFAETLAEHAGQGAGNAWTAAAVRAQQASEATAQLLPKVGRARPLAEKSLGTPDAGGVSLSLIIRALTPLIKACD; encoded by the coding sequence ATGACAAGACTGTTCAACGATCCCAGTGATTTTTGCGAAGAGGCGCGTCTCGGCGTCGTGGCGGCCCATCCCGACAAGCTGATGGCGGTACCCGGTGGTGTCGTGCGCAGCACCCGCTGTGCCGAAGGCAGTGTTGCGGTGGTGATTGGTGGTGGCAGCGGCCACTACCCGGCCTTCTCCGGTCTCGTCGGCCAGGGGCTGGCTCACGGGGCGGCGATGGGCAACCTGTTTGCCTCGCCTTCTGCGCAGCAGGTCTATTCGGTGGCGAAGGCCGCCGACAACGGTGGCGGCGTATTGCTGACCTTCGGTAACTATGCCGGCGATGTCCTGCACTTCGGTCAAGCACGCGAGCGCCTGATCAAGGAAGGTATTCCCTGCGAGATCGTGCTGGTGACTGATGATGTGTCCAGTGCCTCGCTGGAAGAAATCGAGAAGCGTCGCGGTATTGCCGGTGATCTGACCGTATTCAAGGCGGCAGCCGCGGCGGCCGAGGCCGGGGCGACACTGGCGGAAGTCGTTGCCGTCGCCAACGAGGCCAATCGGCGCACTCGCTCCTTTGGTGTGGCGTTCGATGGCTGCACTCTGCCTGGGGCTGGCGATGCATTGTTCCATGTTCCCGAGGGGCGCATGGCCCTGGGATTGGGAATCCATGGTGAGCCGGGTATCAGCGAGCAGGACGTACCGAGTGCCGATACGCTGGCCGAGCTGCTGGTGGAGCAGTTGCTGGCCGAAATTCCCGAGGGGATCGAGCCACAGGGCGCGCGCGTTGCGCCGATTCTCAATGGCCTCGGCACCGTAAAGTACGAAGAGTTGTTTGTCGTCTATCGGCGTGTCGATGAGCTGCTGCGCAAGGCTGGGCTCGAGATTGTCGAGCCGGATGTTGGCGAGCTGGTGACCAGCCTCGATATGGCTGGCGTCTCGCTGACCCTGTTCTGGCTCGATGACGAAATGGAGCGCCTGTGGCGTGCGCCCGCCAACACTCCGGCGTATCGCAAGGGCAGTGTAGTGCCTGCCGAAGCCATTGATCCTGTCGAGTTGGAACAGGCATTGGATCGGGACATTCCTGTCGCCAGTGAGGCCTCTCGGAAGCTTGCGGGTAGTACATTGCAAGGTTTGGAGATACTGGTTGAAACCATCGATGCCAACGCCGAGGAGTTGGGGCGTATCGATGCGGTGGCAGGGGATGGCGACCACGGTATCGGTATGCAGTGTGGTTGTCATGCCGCTCTTGAGGCGGCGCGCGAAGCGTTGCGGCGTGGTGCGGGGGCCGAGACGCTGTTGTCGTTTGCTGCCGATGCCTGGTCTGACCGAGCGGGCGGTACATCCGGGGCGATCTGGGGCGTGATCCTGTCCTCGATCGGTGAGTCGCTGGGTGATCAGGAGGCGTTCTCTGCTCAGCGCCTGTCGGCTGGGGTTTCGGCCGCCGCCAGCAACGTGATGAGCTTCGGCAAGGCCAGGGTTGGTGACAAGACGCTGGTCGATGTTCTTGTGCCGTTCGCCGAGACTCTTGCTGAGCACGCGGGGCAGGGCGCCGGGAATGCCTGGACTGCTGCTGCAGTACGGGCACAGCAGGCCTCGGAGGCGACTGCGCAGTTGTTGCCGAAGGTTGGTCGCGCGCGGCCGCTGGCCGAGAAGAGTCTCGGGACGCCGGATGCCGGTGGTGTTTCCCTATCGCTGATCATTCGTGCCCTGACCCCGCTGATCAAGGCGTGTGACTGA
- a CDS encoding carbon-nitrogen hydrolase family protein: protein MRIAAAQFRPIKGNIDENLSRHLSLIKVATQENIDLIVFPELSLTGYEPELAAELAISAGDPRLARLQKIADENQLTIVCGAPIANESPHPQVGSLIIAPGQRVLLYRKIHLHPGENTYFTAGHQHCTFAHGAVRAGVAICADTQHEHHAAQQKTAGADLYLVSSAITAEGYKRDTGLLERWARRYEMPVVMANFHGATGEMLTVGSSSIWDRHGKLLVQACKDRDTLAMADISTSNSRGWTRILPHTSD, encoded by the coding sequence ATGAGAATCGCTGCAGCTCAATTCCGCCCCATAAAGGGCAACATCGATGAAAACCTCTCGCGCCACCTCAGCCTCATCAAGGTCGCGACGCAGGAAAATATTGACCTCATCGTCTTCCCCGAACTCTCACTGACAGGTTACGAACCTGAGCTGGCGGCCGAATTGGCTATCAGTGCTGGTGATCCAAGACTTGCCAGGCTTCAGAAAATAGCCGACGAGAACCAGCTGACCATTGTCTGTGGTGCCCCCATAGCCAATGAATCACCACACCCACAGGTCGGCTCACTGATCATAGCTCCCGGTCAACGGGTGCTGCTCTACCGCAAGATACATCTGCACCCCGGAGAGAACACGTACTTCACTGCCGGCCACCAGCATTGCACCTTTGCCCACGGCGCCGTACGCGCCGGTGTTGCCATCTGCGCCGACACTCAGCATGAGCACCATGCCGCACAGCAGAAAACCGCTGGTGCCGATCTCTACCTGGTATCCTCGGCAATCACCGCCGAAGGGTACAAACGCGATACTGGGCTACTGGAGCGTTGGGCACGTCGCTACGAGATGCCAGTCGTCATGGCCAATTTCCATGGTGCGACAGGCGAAATGCTCACCGTGGGCAGCAGCTCGATCTGGGACCGGCATGGTAAATTGCTGGTCCAGGCGTGCAAGGATCGCGACACCCTGGCCATGGCGGATATCTCGACGAGCAACAGTCGGGGCTGGACCAGAATACTCCCTCACACCAGTGACTGA
- the tal gene encoding transaldolase, with product MSQLDALRQYSVVVADTGDLDAIKRYRPQDATTNPSLILKAFDLPGYSALIEDVLSKETGSSSDRIDQIVDALSVAMGARISEHIPGRVSTEVAARLSFDREASIRKAHELIERYDRLGVGRDRILIKLASTWEGIRAAEVLEKEGIQCNLTLLFSEAQAQACFDAGVHLISPFVGRVSDYYKQRDNRDFAADEDPGVVFVREVCKRANQGGYDTVVMGASFRTTGQVLALAGCPRLTISPDLLEQLAASDGDVEAAIDTGNRDATPATTLDEVSFRWGHNQNPMAVEKLADGIRRFAEDQHKLEGLIAQRLGG from the coding sequence ATGTCTCAGCTAGACGCGCTACGCCAATACTCCGTGGTCGTTGCCGATACCGGCGACCTCGATGCCATCAAGCGTTACCGGCCACAGGATGCGACCACCAACCCGTCGCTGATTCTCAAGGCCTTCGATCTCCCCGGTTACAGCGCCTTGATCGAAGACGTCCTGAGCAAGGAGACCGGTTCGAGCAGTGATCGTATCGACCAGATAGTGGATGCACTCTCCGTCGCCATGGGAGCCCGGATCTCCGAGCACATCCCCGGACGCGTTTCCACGGAGGTTGCCGCCCGCCTGTCATTCGACCGAGAGGCCAGCATCCGCAAGGCTCACGAATTGATCGAGCGCTATGACCGCCTGGGGGTGGGCCGTGATCGCATCCTGATCAAGCTGGCCTCAACCTGGGAGGGCATCCGCGCAGCGGAGGTACTGGAGAAGGAAGGCATTCAATGCAACCTGACGCTGCTGTTCAGCGAGGCCCAGGCTCAAGCCTGCTTCGATGCCGGAGTACACCTGATCTCACCCTTCGTTGGCCGTGTCAGCGACTATTACAAACAGCGTGATAACCGCGACTTTGCTGCCGACGAAGACCCCGGCGTGGTTTTTGTGCGCGAGGTCTGCAAGCGTGCCAATCAGGGGGGCTACGACACCGTGGTCATGGGTGCCAGCTTCCGCACCACCGGCCAGGTACTGGCGCTGGCCGGCTGCCCGCGCCTGACCATCTCACCGGACCTGCTCGAACAACTGGCCGCCAGCGATGGCGATGTAGAGGCTGCCATCGATACCGGCAACAGAGATGCAACACCAGCCACCACATTGGATGAAGTAAGCTTCCGTTGGGGGCACAACCAGAACCCCATGGCCGTCGAGAAGCTCGCCGACGGCATTCGCCGCTTCGCCGAGGATCAGCACAAGCTGGAAGGCCTGATTGCTCAGCGGCTGGGGGGGTAG
- a CDS encoding 6,7-dimethyl-8-ribityllumazine synthase yields the protein MNQITPQSPRIAFIQASWHSDIVGQAREAFTSTLANEYGIDASRVDTFSVAGAYEIPLQAKLLAQSGRYHAIIGAGFVVDGGIYRHDFVAQAVIDGMMKVQLETEVPVLSVVLTPHHFHEHAVHTSFFHDHFVTKGCEAAHACAMTLENMQKVRQLFE from the coding sequence ATGAATCAGATTACCCCGCAGTCCCCCCGTATTGCCTTCATTCAGGCCAGCTGGCACAGCGACATTGTCGGCCAGGCACGTGAAGCCTTCACCAGCACACTCGCCAATGAATACGGCATCGATGCTTCTCGGGTCGATACCTTCAGCGTGGCCGGTGCCTATGAAATCCCGCTGCAGGCCAAGCTTCTGGCCCAGAGCGGCCGCTACCACGCGATCATCGGCGCAGGCTTTGTCGTCGACGGCGGTATCTATCGTCACGACTTCGTCGCCCAGGCGGTGATCGACGGCATGATGAAGGTTCAGCTCGAAACCGAGGTGCCGGTGCTGTCTGTGGTGCTGACGCCCCACCACTTCCACGAGCATGCAGTGCACACCTCATTCTTCCATGATCACTTTGTGACCAAGGGCTGCGAGGCCGCACATGCCTGTGCCATGACGCTGGAAAACATGCAGAAGGTGCGTCAGCTGTTCGAATAA
- the ltnD gene encoding L-threonate dehydrogenase — MSDSSSVPTPDVTYGVIGLGAMGMGIARSLFAAGLPVIGCDVAVSARDNFAAAGGRTLPSPLALAEECSVVILVVVNAAQVDAVLFGEDGLGGLAERLAPGSLVIQCATVAPAYAVALGERLQEMELELLDAPISGGAAKAACGQLSVMASGRVEAFSMAEPALGAMAANVHRLGDAPGVGSSVKLVNQHLAGVHIAAAAEAMALGVRMGIDPQRLYEVITQSAGNSWMFENRVPHILEGDYTPLSAVDIFVKDLNLVHDTGRDLRLAMPVAASALQQFTAASGMGHGREDDAAVIKVYAATAGIDLPATNDANHDREREE, encoded by the coding sequence ATGTCCGATTCATCGTCTGTACCGACGCCTGATGTCACCTACGGTGTGATCGGCCTGGGAGCCATGGGAATGGGCATTGCACGCTCGTTGTTCGCTGCAGGACTGCCGGTCATTGGTTGTGATGTTGCTGTCAGCGCCCGAGATAACTTCGCTGCCGCGGGTGGTAGGACTCTGCCATCACCATTGGCGCTGGCTGAAGAGTGTTCGGTGGTGATTCTGGTGGTAGTCAATGCCGCTCAGGTTGATGCGGTGTTATTTGGCGAGGATGGCCTGGGTGGCCTCGCCGAGCGTCTGGCGCCAGGTAGCCTGGTAATTCAATGTGCGACTGTGGCTCCGGCCTATGCCGTGGCGCTGGGAGAGCGGCTTCAGGAGATGGAACTCGAGTTACTGGATGCACCGATCAGCGGTGGTGCGGCCAAGGCAGCGTGCGGACAATTATCGGTGATGGCTTCGGGGCGAGTGGAAGCTTTTTCGATGGCTGAGCCGGCATTGGGGGCGATGGCAGCCAATGTGCACCGCCTGGGTGATGCTCCTGGTGTTGGTTCCAGCGTCAAACTGGTTAACCAGCATCTTGCCGGGGTACACATCGCCGCAGCGGCGGAAGCCATGGCGCTGGGGGTGCGGATGGGTATCGACCCGCAGCGTCTGTATGAGGTTATCACTCAGTCTGCGGGTAACTCGTGGATGTTCGAGAATCGCGTGCCGCACATTCTCGAGGGAGACTACACCCCACTGTCGGCGGTGGATATCTTCGTCAAGGATCTCAATCTCGTGCATGACACCGGCCGCGATCTGCGCCTGGCCATGCCGGTTGCGGCGAGCGCGTTGCAGCAATTTACCGCCGCCAGTGGCATGGGCCACGGACGTGAAGATGACGCGGCAGTTATCAAGGTTTACGCGGCGACGGCTGGCATTGACCTGCCGGCGACCAATGATGCCAATCACGATAGGGAAAGAGAGGAATGA
- a CDS encoding LacI family DNA-binding transcriptional regulator produces MSEPPRHEKRRRKGLDSPTLTDVAREAGVSSITVSRVLNSPDSVRESTRHKVEAAIEHIGYVRNMVAGSLASARSRFIPVIVPSLSNVVFIEVIQGLQATFEQHDYQILLGNTDYSMKREEELIQTFLGWSPTALITTGLRHQPGVRAVLERYSHPLVEIMEVGEAIDMSVGMSHYHAGHCMADYLVSRGYRHIVYAGTQMDGNYRAQQRYEGHRDRLQEQGMAAPLLEWHDPSQFELGATALEEVRKHHPRADAIHFADDVMACGAILHANRHGLRIPEDIAIAGFTCLPLGQSLTPRLTTIHSPREAIGRLAATQIITRLNGGQPDSSAIDLGFELVPGDSA; encoded by the coding sequence ATGAGCGAACCTCCCCGTCACGAAAAGCGCCGTCGCAAGGGCCTCGACAGCCCGACACTCACCGATGTTGCAAGAGAGGCTGGTGTCTCCTCGATTACGGTGTCGCGAGTTCTCAACTCACCCGACAGCGTGCGCGAAAGCACCCGCCACAAGGTGGAAGCCGCCATTGAGCATATCGGCTATGTGCGCAATATGGTCGCCGGTAGCCTTGCCTCGGCGCGCTCACGCTTCATACCCGTCATTGTGCCCTCGCTGTCCAACGTGGTGTTCATCGAAGTCATACAGGGATTGCAGGCAACCTTCGAGCAACACGACTATCAGATTCTGCTGGGCAATACCGACTACAGCATGAAACGTGAGGAAGAGTTGATTCAGACCTTCCTCGGCTGGTCGCCTACCGCCCTGATAACCACGGGACTTCGCCACCAACCAGGCGTGCGCGCAGTGCTCGAACGCTACTCCCACCCATTGGTGGAAATCATGGAGGTCGGTGAGGCCATCGACATGAGCGTGGGCATGTCGCACTACCACGCAGGACACTGCATGGCCGACTATCTGGTGTCGCGCGGATATCGCCATATCGTCTACGCGGGCACCCAGATGGACGGCAACTACCGCGCCCAACAGCGCTATGAAGGACATCGTGACCGACTGCAGGAACAGGGCATGGCCGCGCCATTGCTGGAGTGGCACGACCCCAGCCAATTCGAGCTGGGCGCCACTGCTCTGGAGGAGGTCCGCAAGCATCATCCCCGAGCCGACGCCATCCACTTCGCCGACGATGTGATGGCCTGTGGAGCGATCCTGCACGCCAACCGGCATGGTCTACGTATTCCCGAAGATATCGCCATCGCCGGCTTTACCTGCCTGCCTCTAGGCCAGAGCCTGACCCCACGCCTCACGACGATCCACTCCCCCCGCGAGGCCATCGGACGCCTGGCCGCTACTCAGATCATCACCCGCCTCAACGGCGGACAGCCGGACTCATCAGCGATCGACCTTGGGTTTGAACTGGTGCCGGGAGATAGTGCTTGA
- a CDS encoding sugar-binding transcriptional regulator: protein MNDRVENADIDLMTEIATLYYVQGETQEVIANRLGLSRIRVGRLLKRAQTEGIVDVRVRQHPAVSAEIEQELKRRFGLKRALIALDHSDADAQRSAVSSLVADHLSRSLADGHIVAVGMGRNVGAVADNVFGERSLDVSFVCAIGGSLRAGEYMNPDHICRRLATRFGGESETLYAPALVQNTSLRDVLYENATVRQTLDRARRADIALIGVGDVSENSNMVRMGWFTPQEIAEARLSGTIGDVMGYDFIDIHGNPSITPMQGRVIGLNIHDLTRIPDVVAIASEHTKAVGILGALRTGVIDTLATSATNAHTIIRLDEATRAGEK from the coding sequence ATGAATGACCGCGTGGAAAATGCTGACATCGATCTGATGACCGAGATTGCCACTCTCTACTATGTGCAGGGGGAGACGCAGGAGGTTATCGCCAACCGTCTCGGACTGTCACGTATTCGCGTGGGGCGTCTGCTCAAGCGTGCCCAGACCGAGGGTATCGTTGATGTCCGAGTGCGTCAGCATCCGGCGGTCAGTGCCGAGATCGAGCAGGAGCTCAAGCGTCGCTTCGGCCTAAAGCGGGCGCTGATTGCTCTCGATCATTCTGATGCGGACGCGCAGCGCTCGGCGGTGTCCAGTCTGGTTGCTGACCATTTGTCTCGGAGTCTGGCGGATGGGCATATCGTTGCCGTGGGCATGGGGCGCAACGTGGGGGCAGTGGCCGATAACGTCTTCGGTGAACGTAGTCTCGATGTGTCTTTTGTCTGCGCCATCGGCGGCTCTCTGCGCGCTGGCGAATACATGAATCCGGACCATATCTGCCGGCGTCTGGCGACACGTTTCGGTGGCGAAAGCGAGACGCTTTATGCTCCGGCGCTGGTGCAGAATACCAGCCTGCGCGATGTGCTCTACGAGAACGCCACCGTGCGTCAGACGCTCGACCGTGCGCGCCGTGCCGATATCGCCCTGATTGGTGTCGGCGATGTCAGTGAGAACAGCAACATGGTGCGGATGGGCTGGTTCACGCCTCAGGAGATTGCCGAGGCGCGCCTGTCCGGGACTATCGGTGACGTGATGGGCTACGACTTCATCGATATTCATGGCAACCCTTCCATCACTCCGATGCAGGGCCGGGTGATTGGCCTCAATATCCACGATCTGACCCGAATTCCCGACGTGGTGGCCATTGCCAGTGAGCACACCAAGGCGGTCGGTATCCTCGGTGCATTGCGCACCGGCGTGATCGACACTCTCGCTACCAGCGCTACCAACGCGCACACCATTATCCGCCTCGATGAGGCGACTCGGGCGGGGGAGAAGTGA
- a CDS encoding RpiB/LacA/LacB family sugar-phosphate isomerase, with amino-acid sequence MSEQTSVLRVAIGGDEAAFDLKEALIAHVRGLGHEVEDFGTFNAQPILYPDVAVEVAEAIKAGRFDRGVLVCGTGIGVAISANKVPGIRAAQAHDTYSAGKARTSNDAQIVTIGARVVGPELAKDIVATFLSREFAGGASADKVERITQYEARANGVQDAS; translated from the coding sequence ATGTCCGAGCAAACATCTGTGCTGCGTGTCGCCATCGGTGGTGATGAAGCGGCCTTTGATCTCAAGGAAGCCTTGATTGCACATGTCCGTGGTCTGGGGCACGAGGTAGAGGACTTCGGTACCTTCAACGCTCAGCCGATTCTTTACCCGGATGTTGCCGTCGAGGTGGCTGAGGCGATCAAGGCAGGGCGTTTCGACCGTGGTGTGCTGGTTTGCGGTACCGGCATCGGTGTAGCGATCTCGGCCAACAAGGTGCCGGGAATCCGGGCCGCCCAGGCGCATGACACCTATTCCGCCGGCAAGGCACGAACCAGCAACGATGCGCAGATCGTGACCATCGGTGCGCGGGTGGTGGGGCCGGAGTTGGCCAAGGATATCGTGGCCACCTTTCTTTCCCGGGAGTTTGCCGGCGGTGCATCGGCCGATAAGGTGGAACGGATCACGCAATACGAGGCTCGGGCGAATGGTGTCCAGGACGCTTCCTGA